A stretch of Microbulbifer bruguierae DNA encodes these proteins:
- a CDS encoding OmpA family protein: MHIFNTFIAILLYTFSTLAYASSVEHSLLKRFPASKLFSTNHLYHAELPLPADSVSYRDSKEDDEGYYSEKLLTVSGELTTFVHDFSKQHTSEYLYKEFLESLTDSNFEVLYKCEAEDCGDITGWKLFLSEHVFGSELSQKYILSRRQDSDGKHWLVQFYAIDLDGEPRTVLRFIEVDSVPELDIVFSNDIEGAPNFSAFKALPQEIAPIYFEFDKADLTEQSRFTIGSMADEILKSRATKILITGYADKNGPSWYNKLLATRRAETLRDALRQYPELSALDISTYGYGEVDKENVVSPDSMQRRANVFFR, translated from the coding sequence ATGCATATTTTCAACACATTTATCGCCATTTTACTTTACACATTCTCCACGTTGGCATACGCAAGCTCTGTTGAACATAGTTTACTAAAGCGTTTTCCGGCTTCAAAACTCTTTAGCACAAACCATCTCTATCATGCGGAACTCCCTCTACCTGCAGATTCGGTTTCGTATCGAGATAGCAAAGAAGATGATGAAGGTTACTATTCGGAAAAATTGCTTACGGTTTCCGGCGAGCTAACCACTTTCGTACATGACTTTAGTAAACAACACACGAGTGAGTATCTTTATAAAGAGTTTCTTGAATCACTTACCGACAGTAATTTCGAAGTCCTTTACAAATGCGAAGCGGAAGATTGCGGTGACATAACTGGCTGGAAGCTTTTTCTATCTGAACACGTTTTTGGTAGTGAATTGAGTCAAAAATATATTCTGTCACGGCGACAGGATTCTGACGGGAAGCACTGGCTTGTACAATTTTATGCGATTGATCTCGATGGGGAACCTCGTACCGTATTGAGGTTCATAGAGGTAGATTCCGTACCCGAGTTGGATATCGTATTTTCAAATGATATCGAAGGCGCTCCAAATTTTTCAGCGTTCAAGGCGTTGCCTCAGGAGATCGCTCCAATATACTTTGAATTTGATAAGGCCGATTTGACGGAGCAGAGTAGGTTTACAATTGGCAGCATGGCTGATGAAATCTTGAAATCTCGTGCAACGAAGATTCTTATCACCGGGTATGCCGACAAAAATGGGCCTAGTTGGTATAACAAACTTCTAGCGACCAGAAGGGCAGAAACACTTCGTGACGCTCTTAGACAATATCCTGAGTTATCTGCTCTTGATATATCAACGTATGGATATGGAGAGGTCGACAAGGAAAACGTGGTTTCTCCTGATTCGATGCAGCGACGAGCTAACGTATTTTTCAGATGA